Genomic DNA from Longimicrobiales bacterium:
GAGCCGTGGCGCGCGTCGCCCACGGCGAACACGCCGGGGACACTGGTCTCGAACAGGTAGGGATCGCGGTCCGCCGTCCAGCCTGCGGGCCGGCGCCCCTCGGTCATCAGGTCCGGGCCTGTGAGCACGAAGCCCTGCGGGTCGCGCTGCACGAGATCCGCAACAATCGCGGTCCGCGGTGCGGTGCCGATGAATATGAACATGGCCGCGGCCGGGATGGTGTTCTCCATTTCCGTTTCCGTGTCCTTCACGACAACCGCCTCGAGCCGGCCGTTTCCCTGCACGGCCGTCACGACCGTATTGGGACAAACCAGAATGTTGGCCGTCTCGTTGATGCGGTCGATGAGGTAGCGGGACATGGATCGGCTCAGGCTGGGCCCGCGCAGCAGGATGCTCACGCTGCGCGCCTGGCGCGAGAAGAACATGGCGCCCTGGCCGGCCGAGTTGGCGCCTCCGACCACCACCACGTCCCGGTCCCGGTACAGCGCCGCCTCGCTCAGGGCGGAGCCGTAGTATACACCGGCCGAAGCGAGCTGCTCGAGCCCCGGCACATCCAGCCGCCGGACCTCCATGCCGCTCGCGAGCACGAGCGCGTAGCAGCTCAGCTCCGTGCCATCGGCGAGCTCGACGACGCGGTAGGGATCGTTGCGACGGATGGCCTTCACTTCCTGCGCCGTGAGCAGCTCGGCGCCGAAGCGACGGGCCTGCTGCGCCGCCCGGTGGGCCAGTTCAGCGCCCGTGACGCCGTCCGGGAAGCCGAGGTAGTTCTCGATGAAGGAGCTGGTGGCCGCCTGGCCGCCGGGCGCGTCGCGCTCCACCAGCAGCGTGGACAGCCCCTCGGACGCGCCGTACACGGCCGCTGCGAGACCGGAAGGTCCACCGCCCACGATGATCAGCTCATAGAACTTCTGCCGCGCGCGCGTACCGAGCTCGGCCTTCTCGGCGAGCTCACGGGTCGTGGGCTGAACCAGATACGATCCGTCGGGAAAGAACACGACGGGAAGGCGTGACATCCCCGGATCCACGGATTGCACGAGGGCGCGCACGGAAGCGTCCCGCTCCACGTCCGACCACTGGTACGGCACCTGGTTCGCGGACAGGAATCGCTTCACCGCGTAGCTGGCCGGCGAGACGGCCGTCCCGGCGACCCGGATGCCCTGGAACGGTGGCTTCGCCTCCGCAGACCAGGCCGCCAGCAGCTGGTCGACGACGGGATACAGCCGCTCCTCGGGCGGGTCCCATGGCTTCGTCAGGTAATGGTCGAGGCGAATCTCGTTGATGGCCGTGATCGCGCTGCGGGTGTCGGCGTACGCCGTCAGGAGAACGCGGCGTGCGTCGGGTACCATCTCGAGCGCCCGGATCAGGAATTCCGTTCCCCTCATGTCCGGCATGCGCTCGTCCACGACGAAGAGGGCGATCGGTACGGCGCGCTGCTTCAGCTCCTGTACGACCTGGAGTGCCTGGGCGCCCGAGCCCGCCTTCACGACGCGATAATCGCGGCCCAGGTGGGCGCGCAGGTCACGGCCGATGGCGTTCAGGACCTCGACGTCATCGTCGACGGCGAGGACGACGGGTCGTGCGCCGGGGCTCATCATGGCGTCCGGAGGGAGGGAGGCGCTTCCGAGAGCGGGAGCGATACACTGAATTCTGTGCGGCCGGGCCGTGAGTCGAACTCGATGTCGCCGCCGTTGCCGCGAACGTGAGCGCGCGCGATCTCGAGTCCGAGGCCCGTACCCTCGCCCGGTGGCTTCGTCGTGAAGAACGGGTCGAAGATGCGGCTGCGGTGCTCCGGTGCGATGCCCGGTCCGTCGTCGATGACGCGCACGACCAGCCAGCGACCTTCGGGCTTGGCCGTAACGGTCACGTGGCCTCCGACATCAACGGAGTCCAGCGCGTTGTCGAGCAGGTTCATCCAGACCTGGTTGAGCTCGCCGCCCACGGCGTGGACGGGAGGCAGGTCGGGCGAGACATCGATCCTGACGCCCACCGACTTCGCGCGGGCCTTGTGACCGAGCACCATGAACGTATCACGGAGGCCGCGCTCGACGTCGACCGGTGCCCGCACAGGGGCCTGGTCCATGTGGGTGAGCCGCTTCATCGCTCCGACCAGCTCCGAGATGCGCGTACCGGCGCGCTCGCTTTCGCTGGCGAGGGTACGGACAGCGCAGCCTGCGGCGACCCAGTCCAGGGCGGCATCCAGAGCGTCACCGCCGAGGTGCTCGGCCACGGCATCGAGGGCGTCGATTGTCACGGCCGACTCGGCGAGCGAGTCCAGCGCCGACTGATCGAGGTCGTGGGCATCGAGCCACTCGGCGATCTCATCCTCGCGGTCGGCGCGCTCGAGCGGAGAGAGGGAGATGTTCGGAGGAGCGTTCATGCACGCTTCCCGGAGATGGTCGACCGCTGCGGCCTGGCGCGCGTCCAGCCCTACCAGCGCGAGGGCATGCGCGGCGCGGTCGGCATCGTTCATCGCCTGCTGGAGGAGCCGCGCACTGCGGGCCACCGCCGACGCCGGGTTGTTCAGCTCGTGTGCTAGGCCGGCTGACAGTTTTCCGAGTGACGCCAGCTTCTCGTCCTGCGCGTCGCTCGTGTTGAACACGCGCGCCCGGTCCACCATTACATGGACACAGAAGCCGGTGACGGTGGGACACTCGCGGATGAGCTCCGGGAAATGACTCGGATGGACGGAAAGGGTCTCCAGCGGCGTATCCACGATGGCGTCGCCGGGATAGGTGGTCATGCGGGAGAAGGGGAGGAGCCCGGAGATGTCGCCGTCCCGCCACTCCATCACTCTTCGAGAGCCGGCGCCGCGGTCCACCCACACCGCGAATCGGCCC
This window encodes:
- a CDS encoding FAD-dependent oxidoreductase, which codes for MMSPGARPVVLAVDDDVEVLNAIGRDLRAHLGRDYRVVKAGSGAQALQVVQELKQRAVPIALFVVDERMPDMRGTEFLIRALEMVPDARRVLLTAYADTRSAITAINEIRLDHYLTKPWDPPEERLYPVVDQLLAAWSAEAKPPFQGIRVAGTAVSPASYAVKRFLSANQVPYQWSDVERDASVRALVQSVDPGMSRLPVVFFPDGSYLVQPTTRELAEKAELGTRARQKFYELIIVGGGPSGLAAAVYGASEGLSTLLVERDAPGGQAATSSFIENYLGFPDGVTGAELAHRAAQQARRFGAELLTAQEVKAIRRNDPYRVVELADGTELSCYALVLASGMEVRRLDVPGLEQLASAGVYYGSALSEAALYRDRDVVVVGGANSAGQGAMFFSRQARSVSILLRGPSLSRSMSRYLIDRINETANILVCPNTVVTAVQGNGRLEAVVVKDTETEMENTIPAAAMFIFIGTAPRTAIVADLVQRDPQGFVLTGPDLMTEGRRPAGWTADRDPYLFETSVPGVFAVGDARHGSGKRVAAAVGEGSATVSMIHEYLRTV
- a CDS encoding ATP-binding protein, yielding MAEHRIVGSAPRTELEWLASHGRIRRLEPGEKMARTGDTVERTDLGLEIVLQGRFAVWVDRGAGSRRVMEWRDGDISGLLPFSRMTTYPGDAIVDTPLETLSVHPSHFPELIRECPTVTGFCVHVMVDRARVFNTSDAQDEKLASLGKLSAGLAHELNNPASAVARSARLLQQAMNDADRAAHALALVGLDARQAAAVDHLREACMNAPPNISLSPLERADREDEIAEWLDAHDLDQSALDSLAESAVTIDALDAVAEHLGGDALDAALDWVAAGCAVRTLASESERAGTRISELVGAMKRLTHMDQAPVRAPVDVERGLRDTFMVLGHKARAKSVGVRIDVSPDLPPVHAVGGELNQVWMNLLDNALDSVDVGGHVTVTAKPEGRWLVVRVIDDGPGIAPEHRSRIFDPFFTTKPPGEGTGLGLEIARAHVRGNGGDIEFDSRPGRTEFSVSLPLSEAPPSLRTP